The Manduca sexta isolate Smith_Timp_Sample1 chromosome 9, JHU_Msex_v1.0, whole genome shotgun sequence genome segment TCTGGACAACAGGCGCGGCTCGGGTGTAAGCCTTCTGTAACTCTTCAAATGAAGCGAGCGCCGACGagaagtcttttattttgcGGTGGTTACGGATAGAATGGATAATACCTTCTAACTCTTCATAACGCTTCTCCTTCATGGAGCGCACAACGCGCTTCGTTTCTTCCTCATCGTCACTAAACTGAAAAACAggaagttaattttataactaatagCAGCTCTAACCCTAGCAAAATGGCgcattaaatctatttttggaAGCTTActattctaaatttataatatacaactaACATCTTACGGGTTTGCCTGTGTGAAGAGCTGTTCCCCGCTACAAAAGttgttaaaatacaatataacgcCAGCGCTgcttattagaaaaaaatatatgcataaaCTTCCTTATTTCACATAAGAGCAAATTGTCGGGATAACagtagcctatattttaatccaggacatggtttaCCCTTGTACAAATATGTTCAGTTGTATTAGTACTGTTTAGTTGTATGTTCTACATTTACTTCTCAAagacatccaaatattttcaccatctttcgcatttataatataagtaagatatagaaaaaatacataaaatttcttCAGTATGTTATTTTGACTTTGGTTGCATACATTTTCTTCAAAAAAAAGCTaagtatgatatttatttttctttaaaaaagaCAATAGGTATTCTAAGGACAAGTTCTTTTGAAATGCAGGTGCGTCACTGCAGTTTTGTTcaagataatattgttattgcatTAGAGAGGTAAGGATATCTTATTTCTTGAATATAAACTCTGCTTGATCTAGTACAGGCCATTATAACACACAATATTTGCTAATGTTATTGGCCTCTTGCCTCATATGCTATAATGTACAGATTGTacagataataattattgaaggaACAAGAGATAATGGATATCTATATAGATGATACACCACCAcaaaataaagaacataatGCTAGAACTCACACCATAATGTAATATACAAATTGGATTgtgattaaataacaaaacaacagtTTGAATCAAAGAAGGACTTAtagaataaaactaaaaaaaatatataaccaacTCTCCTATGCAAGGGGTAGTATTGTTGTGCAATGttgaaaattttttttatgaatgtatgAATCTTCACAATTTATGATTTatcataaacaaatttataaaaataaaaaaaaataataaatatgaattcagCTTTTCAAGAGGCCTGCAGTTTAGGTTCATGTTATGCAAgacttgaattttcttatatGATATTGTAGTCAGATATTGGATATTTGGTTAGGTTAAAATACTTCAAgtcaaatttcaaaaaaatttgGAATATGTTTATCGGGTATCTGAAACCGGTAATTCTTTTCTTTACAGCTGGTAACACATCCATAGATTGTACTTAGTGTTTAAAATCCCATTTTCAACATAAATGTCACTTTATTGTGGAACTTTAGTTTCTAGGGAAcgcgtatttttatataatcatttgcctggatattttaatataatatgcttaactcataagaattttaattgtgtgtacaattaaacataatatggtGTAAAACAATGAATTGCTTACAGTATAGACGGGCGCTGGGGCGCGTACTACTGGCTCGTCCTCGCTGGTGCTCTCGGATTCGGAGTCAGTCCCAGTTGCGAAAAATCTACTCATGGTTGCTTCGTCTTCCTtatttacctataaaaaaaacactatcaCATATACAAATCTAACTGATATCGTCATTTCACCCAAACTAACAAAGACATTAGAAGgatttattaatgaaatcttGAAATGCAGGTCTACGTCTAAATGTTGATTTGACTATTGAGGTTATAACTCTCATGTAACAGCCGCTATACACATTAGGTCATTATTTACCTTCTGTCACAACTAGAACACAAAACTTTGTTGTTAGCCGCGTGGATATATggtatattcattaaaattatatgaaattatcaTGAAACTGGAGAAATCCCAGTCTGACCACGACACACTCCACACGTCAAAAGAGTTGATGTCGAATGTAGATAAAAAATTCAAACGATGTCAGTGTAGTTCTCCCTCTGGATCAGTAATATAAGCTTGGGTCTCAGATTCATTCGATTGAATATTGCGATGAACTAATCGTCATCAATGTCTTCATTCGATAATTCGTTCTACACTTTCTGTTGCATATTGCTTGATATTGTTCAATTGTTTGTGTTTGTAGACTGTGgatcgtaatattttattatctttgtaaTTAGTTCATTGCTTGACATCTGATTTGACCATGTATTTTTTCATCTAGAAATTAATTTGGCTTCTATTTTTCGTGTGAATAATAAAGGTCcttgtgtaaatatattaaatttctaaaaaataatcaaaaaattgcgaTCTACATTAATACACCTTCGTTATTATAACAATACACTAATGGAGTTTTCAAGTTTAATTTTACCATTAACGAAAAATATATGTCGAACATGCCTTTCCGAATCAGATTCATCAATGTTTATGAATGTTCAGGACCTCATTGAACacgaaatgaataaaataaaattagtagatattttagtttttcttaaCTGTTTGGAGGTGAGATTTATATTGCGTAAATTTTTTAAgccatttcatttaaatttcgaaaagaAAGATGTATGACATCTTGTACTATTTTTCAGAACAATGATGAAGAAAACTGGCCACAAGGAATTTGTTCGTCCTGCGTATCAACTGCTTTAGTAGCGTACAGCTTCAAGTTGGATTGTTTAAAGGCAAATACAGCTTTATCACAGATCTTTATGATGCAATCGCCTAACAATCTTCATAGGACAGACATTGACTCCATTGACATAAATGTTGTTTACCAGGATCATGAGTACGACGTGCCGTTGTTTAGTAATCACACTACTCTAGATTTTGAGCCTTCCCTGCCTACAAATAAGGAACTGACACCATTACCTCCGGTGACTGAGATTACATCCACTGAACAACCTCCTAGAAAAGAAGGGGAGAAGAAATATGCATGCACTGTTTGTGCCAAATCATTCACTAGAATACATAGTCTGAGATGCCACATGGCTAAACATGCAGACCCAAGAAAATTTCTGTGCTCCAAGTGTGGGAAAACTTTTAACTCATCAAATGGGCTTCGGCAGCATTTATTATCACATAAGGAT includes the following:
- the LOC115441329 gene encoding gastrula zinc finger protein XlCGF57.1-like; its protein translation is MEFSSLILPLTKNICRTCLSESDSSMFMNVQDLIEHEMNKIKLVDILVFLNCLENNDEENWPQGICSSCVSTALVAYSFKLDCLKANTALSQIFMMQSPNNLHRTDIDSIDINVVYQDHEYDVPLFSNHTTLDFEPSLPTNKELTPLPPVTEITSTEQPPRKEGEKKYACTVCAKSFTRIHSLRCHMAKHADPRKFLCSKCGKTFNSSNGLRQHLLSHKDVAQFKCGFCHKTYKSKQSLKEHFRVAHSSNRKLFVCVTCGKRFTAKSTLIKHIDSHNGVKQFACLHCPKVYTRASYLRAHSVVHTGEPRPRPFKCMQKDCDRSFATKHCLVTHIAHAHSTERPHKCHICFKGFATNSGLKIHMDSHINSEVCCNICGKKLANKRVLQRHIKIHDVNSNDMILETVVDNVFFEHAYDSINVM